One genomic region from Chthonomonas calidirosea T49 encodes:
- a CDS encoding polysaccharide deacetylase family protein, whose translation MFQYTRYLKHSFRRLLAPLALAGLSLFGGCNRFTASFTRPMKLAALPTANATPVPTKLTQAELERIRPNEVGFIPILEYHNIHPGRYMTCRSAALFREDIERLYRLGYRPISLKEYLEDRIALPPGKKPVIFTFDDALLTQFRYLPDGRIDPNCAVGILMHFHTLHPDWALKGVFFVVPTNAFGNRHQFQKKLLTLQKLGFEIANHTYDHKYFNHLSDDGIEREIALGKAMIDKLDPKAETSFFAIPGGCTPRSRHWWIMCRGRWHNLAYANQAILLAAGGPAPAPCARQFNPYRIPRIVAYNGPDGLWAWIDWLQKHPQKVYISDGDPNTITIPAALSDLVNKKRLALEGLTFQTYDIPILPSSRHIAVRKPHRAPHLLAKLHHRKPGKVARLHVGYSGEIRTFPSGNCSN comes from the coding sequence ATGTTTCAATATACACGTTACCTAAAACATTCGTTCCGTCGTTTGCTGGCACCATTAGCGCTGGCTGGTCTTTCTCTCTTTGGCGGCTGTAATCGCTTCACCGCATCCTTTACCAGACCCATGAAACTCGCCGCTCTTCCCACCGCAAATGCCACCCCCGTGCCCACGAAACTAACCCAGGCCGAGCTTGAGCGCATCCGGCCAAACGAGGTCGGCTTTATCCCTATCCTAGAATATCATAATATCCATCCTGGGCGCTACATGACATGCCGCTCGGCTGCCCTTTTTCGCGAAGACATCGAGAGACTCTACCGCCTTGGTTATCGCCCGATTTCGCTGAAAGAGTACCTAGAAGACCGCATTGCTCTCCCCCCCGGTAAAAAGCCAGTCATCTTCACTTTTGACGATGCGCTTCTTACTCAGTTTCGCTATTTACCGGATGGCCGCATCGATCCAAACTGCGCTGTGGGCATTTTGATGCACTTCCACACGCTCCATCCCGACTGGGCTCTTAAGGGCGTCTTCTTTGTGGTTCCCACCAACGCGTTCGGCAATCGGCACCAGTTTCAAAAGAAGCTGCTGACGCTACAAAAGCTGGGGTTTGAAATAGCCAATCACACCTACGACCACAAATACTTTAATCACCTCTCCGATGACGGCATTGAAAGGGAGATCGCGCTTGGCAAAGCGATGATTGATAAACTCGATCCAAAAGCCGAAACCTCTTTCTTCGCTATTCCGGGCGGCTGTACGCCACGTTCACGCCACTGGTGGATCATGTGTCGAGGACGCTGGCACAACCTTGCCTATGCTAATCAAGCTATTTTGCTCGCCGCCGGAGGTCCCGCTCCGGCTCCTTGTGCCCGTCAGTTTAATCCCTACCGTATTCCGCGCATTGTTGCCTACAATGGGCCCGACGGCCTGTGGGCTTGGATAGATTGGCTTCAGAAACATCCCCAAAAGGTCTACATCAGCGACGGCGATCCAAACACGATCACCATACCCGCCGCTCTGAGCGATCTTGTCAACAAGAAGCGCCTCGCCCTAGAAGGCCTCACCTTTCAAACCTACGACATCCCCATTCTGCCATCGTCACGTCATATTGCCGTTCGAAAACCTCATCGGGCTCCACATCTTCTGGCGAAGTTACACCATCGGAAACCAGGGAAAGTAGCCCGACTGCATGTCGGCTACTCAGGAGAGATACGCACATTCCCGTCAGGCAACTGCAGCAACTGA
- the grpE gene encoding nucleotide exchange factor GrpE codes for MTMEEKPSAAELDQAKDGLAQTQEAIDKEQEDAEAKLEALKQELEQIRARAEQAEKELLYAQAEFINISRRKEEQYRADQKYAVSELVKSLLPVLDNFERALQAAEQTRNFEALLEGVRSTQRLLQDALQKVGLVPIEAVGKEFDPKLHEAIGPAESEDLPPHTVAEEVQRGYLLHDRVLRPALVRVVQEKEHSEA; via the coding sequence ATGACGATGGAAGAGAAGCCAAGTGCGGCTGAGCTAGACCAGGCTAAAGATGGACTAGCGCAGACACAGGAGGCTATAGATAAGGAACAAGAGGATGCGGAGGCAAAGCTTGAGGCTCTAAAACAGGAGCTAGAGCAGATACGAGCGCGCGCCGAACAGGCCGAAAAGGAGTTGCTCTACGCTCAAGCGGAGTTTATCAATATCTCACGTCGGAAGGAAGAGCAGTATCGCGCCGATCAAAAGTATGCGGTTAGTGAACTCGTAAAATCGCTTTTGCCTGTGCTCGATAACTTTGAGCGGGCTCTGCAGGCGGCCGAGCAGACACGCAACTTTGAGGCCTTGTTGGAGGGAGTGCGCTCGACGCAACGCCTGCTACAAGACGCTTTGCAGAAGGTGGGGCTTGTGCCCATAGAGGCCGTTGGTAAGGAGTTCGATCCGAAGCTACATGAGGCGATCGGTCCGGCCGAGTCGGAGGATCTACCGCCTCATACCGTGGCCGAGGAGGTGCAGCGCGGCTATCTGCTACACGATAGGGTGTTAAGGCCCGCGTTGGTACGAGTGGTACAAGAAAAGGAGCACAGCGAGGCTTGA
- a CDS encoding DUF1559 domain-containing protein encodes MRQKRTAFTLIELLVVIAIIAILAAILFPVFAKAREQARAISCLSNLKQLGLGIMMYVQDYDETFPVPDMTYLANNPTDICGEVYGGHGSIGTGNYQVPAAAIQKYSIGGQLYPYIKNWQLWACPSDSGVTTQWQVNQRWTSYHYRFFFYSGFVSTSPSGLPGNAGNCGSVFGALTPVKESSLSKPADTFVFHELWVFHDNRTQNLPWLNGQNPPSGMAPTAKMNFTFADGHAKSFPIDDILLRAPWWPGQGYDYHWPRCPEATDLGCSQYVP; translated from the coding sequence ATGCGGCAAAAGCGAACCGCCTTCACGCTGATCGAGCTCCTTGTTGTTATCGCAATTATAGCGATCCTTGCGGCGATCCTCTTCCCTGTCTTCGCCAAGGCACGCGAGCAGGCAAGGGCCATCAGCTGCCTGTCTAATCTCAAGCAACTTGGCTTGGGGATCATGATGTACGTTCAAGACTACGACGAGACGTTTCCGGTGCCAGATATGACCTATCTTGCAAACAACCCTACAGATATCTGCGGTGAGGTTTACGGTGGGCATGGCTCTATTGGTACAGGAAACTACCAGGTTCCCGCAGCGGCCATTCAAAAGTACAGCATTGGAGGGCAGCTCTACCCCTATATCAAGAACTGGCAGCTGTGGGCATGCCCCAGTGATTCTGGGGTCACCACTCAGTGGCAAGTCAATCAGCGGTGGACTTCCTACCACTATCGTTTCTTCTTCTATTCCGGGTTTGTAAGCACGAGTCCTTCTGGGTTGCCTGGAAATGCCGGAAACTGTGGCTCCGTTTTTGGCGCTCTGACGCCTGTGAAGGAGTCTTCACTTTCAAAACCTGCCGATACCTTCGTGTTTCATGAGCTATGGGTTTTTCACGACAATCGAACGCAGAATCTGCCATGGCTGAACGGCCAGAACCCACCCTCTGGCATGGCGCCCACAGCAAAAATGAACTTTACCTTTGCAGATGGACATGCTAAGTCGTTTCCAATTGACGACATCTTGTTAAGGGCACCCTGGTGGCCTGGACAAGGGTATGACTATCACTGGCCGCGATGTCCGGAGGCTACCGACCTCGGGTGTAGCCAATACGTTCCATAG
- a CDS encoding 5-(carboxyamino)imidazole ribonucleotide synthase: MKIGIMGAGQLGRMLGLAGIPLGLTFRFLDPSPNAPASAVGEQIVGEYDDPHVLERFADDLSLITYEFENVPMESACRLQALGKLVLPPPIALETAQDRLIEKQFFRSQGIPTPPFRPVTSYEELREAVRTVGLPAVLKTRRFGYDGKGQVVLQTEAELVPAWEALEGSPLILEGYIPFQRELSLIAVRGLQGELAFYPLVENHHREGILRLTLAPAPNLSQSLQQEAEEYGRRVLTALNYVGVLAIEFFEKEGHLIANEMAPRVHNSGHWSIEGATTSQFENHLRAILGYPLGMTTPRGHSAMINLIGSWPSPETVLAFEGAHLHLYGKPPRPRRKVGHITLTAETIEGRDALVEEIRQQHIVDF, translated from the coding sequence ATGAAAATCGGTATTATGGGTGCCGGGCAACTCGGCCGCATGCTTGGTTTGGCCGGAATTCCTCTTGGGCTTACCTTCCGTTTTCTCGATCCTTCTCCCAACGCCCCTGCCTCCGCTGTAGGCGAGCAGATCGTGGGAGAGTACGACGATCCACACGTCTTGGAGCGATTTGCGGATGATCTTTCCCTTATTACCTACGAATTCGAAAATGTCCCCATGGAGAGCGCCTGTCGTCTACAAGCTCTAGGCAAGCTCGTGCTGCCCCCCCCAATCGCGCTTGAAACCGCCCAAGATCGCCTGATAGAGAAACAGTTTTTTCGATCGCAAGGCATTCCTACTCCGCCTTTTCGCCCCGTGACAAGCTACGAAGAGCTACGAGAAGCGGTTCGCACTGTGGGGCTACCGGCCGTGCTAAAAACGCGTCGTTTTGGCTACGACGGCAAGGGACAAGTCGTTCTACAGACGGAAGCCGAGCTTGTCCCGGCCTGGGAAGCCCTTGAAGGCAGTCCCTTGATCTTAGAAGGCTATATCCCCTTTCAACGAGAGCTATCTCTTATCGCGGTGCGCGGACTGCAAGGAGAGCTGGCCTTCTATCCTCTGGTCGAGAATCATCACCGTGAGGGAATCCTACGTCTTACGCTCGCTCCTGCACCCAATCTGTCGCAAAGCCTTCAGCAAGAGGCGGAAGAGTACGGTAGACGTGTGCTAACTGCGCTAAACTATGTGGGCGTTTTGGCCATCGAGTTTTTCGAAAAGGAGGGACATCTCATCGCCAACGAGATGGCTCCTCGGGTGCACAACTCCGGCCACTGGAGCATTGAAGGGGCAACAACAAGTCAGTTCGAGAATCATCTTCGAGCCATCTTAGGCTATCCTTTAGGAATGACCACACCACGAGGCCACAGCGCTATGATCAACCTGATCGGCTCGTGGCCATCTCCTGAAACTGTACTGGCCTTTGAAGGTGCCCACCTTCATCTCTACGGCAAACCCCCTCGTCCACGACGCAAGGTAGGACATATCACCCTTACTGCCGAAACTATAGAGGGAAGAGACGCTCTTGTCGAGGAGATACGCCAACAGCACATCGTGGACTTTTGA
- a CDS encoding glycoside hydrolase family 10 protein, protein MSRRYANSTSWTFERHLILVYAKKRWVIVFFRAILITLLLCTLLMGATRLSAQEATPTVDVPLVPREFRAVWVATVDNIDWPSRRGLSADQQKAELIRILDKAVQLHLNAVILQVRPACDAFYRSSIEPWSIYLTGHQGEDPGYDPLAFAIEEAHKRGLQLHAWFNPFRAYHPSAHGPLAPNHVAHTHPEWVRHYGDMLWLDPGDPNARAYSLSVILDVVRRYDIDGVAIDDYFYPYPISDKNGHEIPFPDQSTYRRYRQQGGTLDLADWRRQNINEFVKQLYLGVKAIKPWVLVGVSPFGIWRPGYPEQIQGFDAYNEIYCDSRLWLRKGWLDYLSPQLYWPIEKKAQSYPALLNWWLAQCQGDTPRYVWPSLYTGRVGDGAWPASEIVHQIEIAANNPTSDGCVQFSMKTLLANKNLSDALLNGPYAQPALVPSCPWLGGSRPDKPCVQVETASADNGITLQWYEGSSSSSNLIQVWVVQMRQQATWQTRILPADCHTLTFASDAKQLPDVVAISAVNNYNLQSDPAVVHIPQVVAHKNDPSHGTR, encoded by the coding sequence TTGTCGAGGAGATACGCCAACAGCACATCGTGGACTTTTGAGCGTCATCTCATCCTAGTCTACGCAAAAAAGAGGTGGGTCATCGTGTTTTTTCGCGCCATCCTCATCACCCTACTGCTTTGTACGTTGCTGATGGGAGCCACGCGCCTTTCGGCCCAAGAGGCCACGCCCACCGTAGATGTGCCGCTGGTTCCTCGAGAGTTCCGCGCTGTATGGGTGGCCACAGTAGATAATATAGACTGGCCTTCGCGTCGTGGCCTCTCGGCAGATCAGCAAAAGGCCGAGCTCATTCGCATTCTTGACAAGGCGGTGCAACTCCACCTCAATGCGGTGATCCTTCAAGTGCGTCCCGCTTGCGACGCCTTTTACCGTTCCTCTATCGAGCCTTGGTCTATATACCTCACCGGCCATCAAGGCGAAGACCCCGGCTACGACCCGCTTGCCTTCGCCATCGAGGAGGCACACAAACGAGGGCTGCAACTTCATGCCTGGTTCAACCCCTTTCGCGCCTACCATCCCTCGGCCCACGGCCCACTCGCTCCCAACCACGTGGCGCACACGCATCCCGAATGGGTTCGCCACTATGGTGATATGCTCTGGCTCGATCCAGGAGACCCCAACGCTCGCGCCTACTCTCTATCCGTCATCCTCGATGTCGTACGGCGTTATGATATAGATGGCGTGGCCATAGATGACTACTTCTACCCCTACCCCATTTCGGATAAAAATGGCCATGAGATTCCCTTTCCCGATCAGTCAACCTATCGCCGCTATCGCCAACAAGGAGGAACGTTAGACCTTGCCGACTGGCGGCGCCAGAACATCAATGAGTTTGTGAAACAGCTTTACTTAGGTGTAAAGGCGATAAAACCTTGGGTATTGGTTGGTGTAAGCCCATTCGGCATTTGGCGTCCTGGGTATCCCGAACAGATTCAGGGTTTCGATGCCTACAACGAAATTTATTGCGATTCCCGGCTTTGGCTTCGGAAAGGCTGGCTTGATTACCTTAGTCCCCAGCTCTACTGGCCCATCGAGAAAAAAGCACAAAGCTATCCGGCCCTTCTGAACTGGTGGCTCGCGCAGTGCCAAGGCGATACACCCCGATATGTGTGGCCTAGCCTCTACACAGGTCGTGTGGGCGATGGTGCCTGGCCTGCCAGTGAGATCGTGCACCAGATCGAGATAGCCGCAAACAATCCCACCAGCGATGGCTGCGTGCAGTTTAGCATGAAAACACTTCTCGCCAACAAAAACCTCTCCGACGCCCTGCTAAACGGCCCCTATGCACAACCCGCCCTTGTGCCGAGCTGTCCCTGGCTCGGCGGTTCTCGACCCGACAAGCCCTGTGTGCAGGTCGAAACAGCTTCTGCTGATAATGGGATAACTCTTCAGTGGTACGAAGGCAGCTCTTCGTCGTCGAATCTCATACAAGTGTGGGTGGTGCAAATGCGCCAACAGGCCACATGGCAAACGCGCATTCTACCGGCCGATTGCCACACGCTAACGTTCGCTTCGGATGCCAAACAGTTACCCGATGTTGTGGCGATCTCCGCTGTTAATAACTACAATCTACAGAGCGATCCGGCCGTTGTCCATATCCCCCAAGTGGTAGCCCATAAAAACGATCCCTCTCACGGAACCCGCTAG
- a CDS encoding sulfatase family protein, with amino-acid sequence MPEKSPNLLIFAVDSLRADHCSCYGYHRLTTPHIDRLAARGVRFQNHFSPYIPTTPAYTTILTGRDVMAHEMVSLTPKGPIAPDIPTLPELLREEAGYASIRVGFAGDFFRGFDKYVSYDEGWLAWPDRPARKAENLNQVALPALEELVRNGSPWLLFIRHMDPHAPYLPPPPFDSLFYGKDPTDPNLPDTMGPVRNFPPFADFHLSWMPEGIRDIAHPVAMYDGALAYMDACIAVLLNRLEELGQAEDTLIVFTADHGETLTEHDCYFDHHGLYEPTIHVPLILCQPSRLPQGKLISGITLHQDLVPSLLEYVGLEVAVKARTFDGKSVLPLLRGERATNYSEFYLTECTWMRKRGWRTAEWKLIDALEPDFHQKPPVELYNLVEDPGENVNLAEREPEVLNLLKRRMMAWVNRRIDETGKPDPILQYHLGLDKRIGSIATAKRLQER; translated from the coding sequence ATGCCGGAGAAGAGCCCCAATTTGCTTATTTTTGCCGTAGATAGCCTGCGCGCCGATCACTGCAGCTGCTACGGGTATCACCGCCTTACCACGCCCCATATAGATCGGCTTGCCGCCCGTGGGGTGCGGTTTCAAAACCACTTCAGCCCCTACATTCCCACAACCCCAGCTTATACAACCATTCTAACCGGTCGTGATGTAATGGCACATGAGATGGTGTCACTCACTCCAAAAGGGCCTATCGCCCCTGATATCCCCACGCTGCCGGAGCTATTAAGAGAGGAGGCCGGTTACGCCTCGATCCGTGTAGGGTTTGCCGGAGATTTTTTTCGCGGATTCGACAAGTATGTCAGTTACGATGAGGGCTGGCTTGCTTGGCCCGACCGCCCGGCACGTAAGGCGGAGAATCTCAATCAGGTTGCTCTACCCGCTTTAGAGGAGCTTGTTCGCAATGGATCACCTTGGCTGCTCTTCATACGCCATATGGATCCTCACGCTCCCTACCTTCCTCCACCGCCCTTTGATAGCCTATTTTATGGCAAAGACCCCACCGATCCCAATTTGCCGGACACTATGGGCCCTGTGCGCAATTTTCCGCCGTTTGCCGACTTTCATCTTTCGTGGATGCCTGAGGGCATACGCGACATAGCTCATCCGGTGGCCATGTACGATGGAGCGTTGGCCTATATGGACGCTTGTATCGCGGTTCTGTTAAATCGGCTCGAGGAGCTGGGTCAGGCCGAGGACACACTCATTGTTTTTACCGCCGATCACGGGGAGACGCTCACTGAGCATGACTGCTACTTCGATCACCATGGGCTTTATGAACCCACCATCCATGTTCCGCTTATTCTCTGCCAGCCAAGTCGGCTACCGCAGGGGAAGCTGATCAGTGGTATTACGCTTCATCAGGATTTGGTCCCCAGCCTGTTGGAGTATGTTGGCCTTGAAGTGGCTGTAAAAGCCCGTACTTTCGACGGTAAAAGCGTTCTCCCGTTATTGAGAGGTGAGAGGGCAACAAACTACTCCGAGTTTTATCTCACCGAGTGCACCTGGATGAGAAAACGGGGTTGGCGAACGGCGGAGTGGAAGCTCATAGATGCTCTGGAACCAGATTTTCACCAGAAGCCACCTGTTGAACTATACAATCTTGTAGAGGATCCTGGAGAGAATGTGAACCTCGCAGAAAGGGAACCGGAGGTGCTGAATCTGTTGAAGAGACGGATGATGGCATGGGTGAACCGGCGTATTGATGAGACGGGCAAGCCGGACCCGATATTGCAGTATCATCTTGGTTTGGACAAGCGCATTGGTTCTATTGCCACCGCCAAGCGGCTTCAAGAGCGCTAG
- a CDS encoding alpha/beta hydrolase: MLQRQRTLVLVAATLALVFSKPAVQALPQTVSDDVTVQKNVPYGEVDGVKLLMDVYLPKTASGKHPGIVLVHGGGWVGGDKVFYANIGKAFAEQGYDAFSVNYRLAPKFHYPAQLDDVQRAVRFLRAHAADYDLDPDRIGAMGDSAGGYLVAFLGLRDTRDNSDPALANYSSKVECVVDFYGPTDFTIPPEQAHLNAFVENLLTMYFGKKPGEDPALYREASPVVYASKDAPPFLILQGTADTLVPPDQSERLYDALHKAGANVTLLLAYGLPHAFLSPQPDFYFDIAKKFFDRYLKP; the protein is encoded by the coding sequence ATGTTACAACGGCAACGGACTCTCGTTTTAGTTGCTGCCACGCTCGCTCTGGTGTTTTCCAAACCGGCCGTGCAGGCGCTTCCTCAAACGGTCTCCGACGACGTCACGGTGCAGAAGAACGTGCCTTATGGTGAAGTGGATGGCGTTAAGCTGCTAATGGATGTCTACTTACCTAAAACGGCATCGGGAAAGCATCCTGGCATCGTTTTGGTACACGGAGGCGGTTGGGTAGGAGGGGACAAAGTATTCTATGCGAATATCGGAAAGGCTTTTGCAGAGCAAGGCTACGATGCTTTTTCGGTGAACTATCGGCTAGCGCCAAAATTTCACTACCCCGCGCAACTCGACGATGTTCAGCGAGCTGTTCGTTTCCTACGCGCCCATGCAGCCGATTACGATCTCGATCCGGATCGGATAGGCGCTATGGGCGATTCCGCCGGGGGCTATCTTGTAGCGTTTCTGGGCTTGCGCGACACACGGGATAATAGCGACCCTGCATTGGCGAACTACAGCAGTAAGGTAGAGTGCGTTGTGGACTTTTATGGCCCTACCGACTTCACCATACCGCCAGAGCAGGCACATCTCAACGCTTTTGTGGAGAACTTACTGACAATGTATTTTGGAAAGAAGCCTGGGGAGGACCCTGCGCTCTATCGGGAGGCGTCGCCAGTGGTTTATGCCAGCAAGGATGCGCCGCCTTTTCTCATTTTGCAGGGAACGGCGGATACGCTCGTGCCGCCCGATCAGTCGGAACGACTTTACGATGCGCTTCACAAAGCTGGGGCAAATGTGACACTTCTATTGGCCTATGGCCTTCCTCATGCCTTTCTCAGCCCCCAGCCCGATTTCTATTTTGATATCGCAAAGAAGTTTTTCGATCGCTATCTGAAACCTTAA
- a CDS encoding Glu/Leu/Phe/Val dehydrogenase dimerization domain-containing protein has translation MTTALSEPLESTNPYENALHQLDIAARYLELDPGLHEILKHPERELTVHFPVKMDDGSIRIFTGYRVQHNLARGPSKGGIRFSPKTDLDEVRALAMWMTWKCAIVNIPFGGAKGGVVCDPKTLSIGELERLTRRYTSEISIVIGPDTDIPAPDMGTNAQIMAWVMDTYSMSCGRTVPAVVTGKPVSVGGSEGRNDATGRGIVVMAREALREYGRQLQGATVAIQGFGNVGSAAAKIFHQMGAKVVAVSDALGGIYNPNGLDIPALQECANRDGTLTTHTGGEKIGGKELLELEVDVLVPAAVENQITTENAGRIRAKIIVEGANGPTTPAADRILHQRGIFLVPDVLANAGGVVVSYFEWVQDLQFFFWQEEEVNAKMEAIMERAYRDVRSMARREDVDMRLAAYLIGVRRVADATTTRGIYP, from the coding sequence ATGACAACCGCTCTCTCCGAACCTCTTGAAAGCACCAATCCCTACGAAAACGCCCTTCATCAGCTTGACATCGCAGCCCGTTATCTCGAACTCGACCCCGGCCTACACGAAATCTTGAAACATCCGGAACGCGAGCTCACCGTTCACTTCCCCGTTAAAATGGACGATGGCTCCATCAGAATCTTCACGGGCTATCGTGTGCAGCACAACCTTGCCCGAGGGCCAAGCAAAGGAGGCATTCGCTTCAGCCCCAAAACAGACCTTGATGAGGTGCGCGCGCTTGCCATGTGGATGACATGGAAGTGCGCCATCGTCAACATCCCCTTTGGCGGAGCCAAAGGCGGTGTGGTCTGTGACCCCAAAACGCTCTCGATAGGCGAGTTAGAGAGGCTTACACGTCGTTACACCTCAGAGATCAGCATCGTCATAGGCCCGGATACCGACATTCCAGCGCCCGACATGGGCACCAACGCCCAGATCATGGCATGGGTCATGGATACCTACTCCATGAGCTGTGGGCGCACGGTTCCTGCCGTCGTCACGGGCAAACCCGTCTCCGTGGGCGGCTCTGAAGGGCGCAACGATGCCACGGGGCGAGGCATCGTGGTGATGGCCCGCGAGGCGCTGCGAGAGTACGGTCGCCAACTGCAGGGGGCCACGGTAGCAATTCAAGGCTTTGGAAACGTAGGCAGCGCTGCTGCCAAAATCTTCCACCAGATGGGGGCCAAAGTGGTGGCCGTAAGCGATGCGCTCGGCGGCATCTACAACCCCAACGGGCTTGACATTCCCGCTCTGCAAGAGTGCGCTAACCGCGACGGCACCCTGACCACGCACACCGGCGGCGAGAAGATAGGTGGCAAAGAGCTGCTTGAGCTAGAAGTGGATGTGCTTGTGCCAGCTGCCGTTGAAAACCAGATCACCACAGAAAATGCCGGGCGCATCCGCGCAAAAATTATTGTAGAGGGCGCCAATGGCCCCACCACACCGGCGGCAGACCGTATTCTCCACCAACGCGGTATCTTTCTCGTCCCCGATGTTCTGGCTAACGCCGGTGGTGTTGTGGTCTCCTATTTCGAATGGGTGCAAGATCTGCAGTTCTTCTTCTGGCAAGAAGAGGAGGTCAATGCAAAAATGGAGGCCATTATGGAACGGGCCTATCGCGATGTGCGCAGCATGGCGCGCCGTGAAGACGTGGATATGCGCCTCGCTGCTTACCTCATTGGAGTGAGACGCGTTGCCGATGCCACCACCACGCGAGGCATCTATCCCTAA
- a CDS encoding VOC family protein: protein MAFRRLVIVEEDKMGFQFEGVMAVVMVQDIERALRFYRDLLGFTVQEEQEDWVFFQEGVGLQAAPEAGTTVRFEANAVVLTLIVKDVVAAYRELTERGVAFFLPPTPQNGLMIAVLRDTENNLIQLLQLPDGNVRISPE from the coding sequence GTGGCCTTTAGACGATTGGTGATCGTAGAGGAGGATAAGATGGGTTTTCAGTTTGAAGGAGTCATGGCGGTTGTGATGGTGCAAGACATTGAGAGAGCCTTGCGATTTTACCGTGATCTTCTCGGCTTTACGGTGCAGGAGGAACAGGAGGACTGGGTATTCTTTCAAGAGGGGGTGGGGCTACAAGCTGCTCCCGAAGCAGGCACAACGGTGCGATTTGAGGCCAATGCCGTGGTGTTGACGTTGATAGTCAAGGACGTGGTGGCCGCTTATAGAGAGCTAACGGAACGTGGAGTGGCTTTCTTTTTGCCACCTACCCCGCAGAATGGACTTATGATCGCTGTGTTGCGCGATACGGAAAACAACCTCATTCAGTTGCTGCAGTTGCCTGACGGGAATGTGCGTATCTCTCCTGAGTAG
- the glmM gene encoding phosphoglucosamine mutase, whose amino-acid sequence MSGTRLFGTDGVRGEANVSLTPQLALHLGMAAGEFLRQQALLEGPAKRPEVLVGRDTRLSGEMLQAALASGFASMGIDVVDVGVMPTPGVARLVLLRKAVAGAVISASHNPYYDNGIKFLGSNGKKLPDAMEDTIASHIPLLESLPRVKGAEIGRIRTDTSLAEAYAQCVKETLRSLGSKPLAGLKLVLDCANGATYALAPSIFGDLGAEVVVLNANPDGVNINRECGSTHPEPLAKSTQYHKAHAGLAFDGDADRVIMADEQGRVVDGDRIMAILALQMAHEDRLPGRIVVATVMSNVGLEQALEREGIRLHRTDVGDRYVAEAMDALGAGLGGEQSGHILLPHLSPTGDGMITGLQVLSIMVQTGKSLSELASVVQTCPQILRNVRVQDRQAWRNDAVIQQAIERARKRLGRDEWLSVRASGTEPLVRVMAQGTDATLVQSVVEEICTLIETRCGLS is encoded by the coding sequence TTGAGCGGAACGCGACTTTTCGGCACGGATGGCGTGCGTGGAGAAGCCAACGTTAGCCTAACACCACAGCTCGCTTTGCACTTGGGGATGGCAGCGGGAGAGTTTTTGCGCCAGCAGGCCCTGCTTGAAGGGCCTGCCAAACGTCCTGAAGTGCTGGTTGGGCGCGATACACGGCTTTCCGGCGAGATGCTTCAGGCCGCATTGGCCTCGGGTTTCGCCTCTATGGGGATAGATGTGGTGGATGTGGGGGTGATGCCAACGCCTGGAGTCGCCCGATTGGTTCTTCTACGTAAAGCGGTGGCGGGCGCCGTCATCTCCGCATCTCATAACCCCTATTACGACAACGGCATCAAGTTTTTAGGGAGCAACGGCAAGAAGTTGCCGGATGCCATGGAAGATACTATTGCCTCTCACATCCCCCTGCTCGAATCGCTGCCAAGAGTAAAAGGGGCAGAGATAGGCCGTATCCGCACCGATACCTCTCTCGCGGAAGCCTATGCCCAGTGTGTAAAGGAGACCCTCCGTTCCCTCGGCTCCAAGCCCTTGGCGGGCTTGAAGCTGGTGCTAGATTGTGCCAATGGGGCTACCTATGCGCTAGCCCCATCTATTTTTGGGGACCTTGGGGCCGAGGTGGTGGTGTTGAACGCGAACCCCGACGGAGTCAATATCAATCGGGAGTGCGGCTCGACACATCCGGAACCGCTCGCCAAATCAACACAGTATCACAAAGCCCATGCCGGCCTTGCTTTTGATGGAGATGCCGATAGGGTTATCATGGCCGATGAGCAAGGGCGGGTTGTAGATGGAGACCGAATTATGGCTATTCTCGCCCTGCAAATGGCTCATGAAGACCGCTTACCAGGCCGTATTGTGGTCGCAACCGTTATGAGCAATGTTGGGCTTGAGCAGGCTTTAGAGAGAGAAGGAATACGCCTACATCGCACCGATGTGGGGGATAGATATGTGGCCGAAGCTATGGATGCTTTGGGGGCGGGGTTAGGGGGTGAACAGAGTGGGCACATCCTGTTGCCGCATCTTAGTCCAACGGGCGACGGCATGATCACGGGCTTGCAGGTTCTCTCGATCATGGTGCAAACCGGCAAATCCCTTTCGGAGCTGGCCAGTGTTGTGCAGACCTGCCCTCAAATCTTACGTAATGTGCGAGTACAAGACCGACAGGCCTGGCGCAACGACGCGGTTATACAACAAGCTATCGAACGGGCTCGAAAGCGCTTAGGACGCGACGAGTGGCTGTCGGTACGGGCTTCGGGCACCGAGCCACTGGTGCGTGTGATGGCGCAAGGCACCGATGCTACCCTCGTGCAGTCGGTGGTCGAAGAGATTTGTACCCTTATTGAAACACGCTGTGGTCTCTCCTGA